In Heteronotia binoei isolate CCM8104 ecotype False Entrance Well chromosome 4, APGP_CSIRO_Hbin_v1, whole genome shotgun sequence, a genomic segment contains:
- the TMEM161B gene encoding transmembrane protein 161B isoform X2 — MLGGILKYNGHIENKPLTIPKDIDLHLKTKSVTEIDTLALHYFPEYQWLVDFTVAATIVYLVTEAYYSWMKPLQEMNISTVWCLLVLAFAIKILFSLTSHYFRVEDAGERSLCVTFGFFFFVKAMAILIVTENYLEFGLESGFSNFSESAVQFFEKQGLESRGPVSKLTFKLFLAVLCSLIGAFLTFPGLRLAQMHLDALSLASEKITQTLLHINFLSPLLMILLWVKPITKDYIMNPPLGKETVPLMSEATFDTLRLWIIILLCALRLAMMRSHLQAYLNLAQKCVDQMKKEVGRISTVELQKMVARVFYYLCVIALQYVAPLVMLLHMTLLLKTLGNYSWGIYPDSNSDSLVENSPLSNSVNSEPSSDDGKMQLTVLELTMALGNLKNIFTPLLFRGLLSFLTWWIAACLFSTSLFGLFYHQYLTMA, encoded by the exons GAAATATAATGGTCACATTGAAAACAAACCACTAACCATTCCTAAGGACATTGATCTTCATTTGAAAACCAAATCTGTTACTGAAATAGACACTTTAG CATTGCATTACTTTCCTGAATATCAGTGGTTGGTGGACTTCACAGTTGCAGCTACTATAGTGTATTTGGTAACTGAGGCCTACTACAGCTGGATGAAGCCCTTACAAGAAATGAATATTAGCACTGTCTGGTGCCTGCTTGTTCTGGCTTTCGCAAT CAAAATATTGTTCTCATTGACCTCACACTACTTCAGAGtagaagatgcaggagaaagaTCACTCTGTGTAACATTCggcttctttttctttgttaaaGCAATGGCAATTTTAATAGTAACAGAAAACTATTTAGAATTTGGACTTGAATCAG GCTTCTCAAATTTTTCAGAAAGTGCTGTGCAATTTTTTGAGAAACAAGGATTAGAATCAAG GGGGCCTGTTTCTAAATTAACATTCAAGCTCTTCCTGGCTGTCCTTTGTTCTCTTATTGGTGCTTTTTTGACATTCCCTGGATTGCGACTGGCTCAGATGCATCTGGATGCCTTGAGTTTAGCATCAGAAAAAATCACTCA AACTTTGCTGCACATAAACTTCTTATCGCCCCTGCTTATGATCTTATTGTGGGTTAAACCTATTACGAAGGACTATATAATGAATCCACCATTGGGAAAAGAAACTGTGCCTTT AATGTCAGAAGCTACATTTGATACTCTAAGGCTGTGGATCATAATTCTCTTGTGTGCACTGCGGTTAGCCATGATGCGCAGTCATCTCCAAGCCTATCTTAATTTAGCACAGAAATGTGTGGATCAAATGAAAAAGGAAGTTGGCAGAATAAGTACAGTTGAGCTGCAGAAAATG GTGGCTAGAGTGTTCTATTACCTTTGTGTCATCGCACTTCAGTATGTGGCCCCTTTGGTTATGCTGCTTCACATGACACTGCTGTTGAAAACTTTAG GAAACTATTCCTGGGGCATTTATCCAGATTCTAATTCAGATTCTCTAGTGGAGAACAGCCCACTGAGCAATTCAGTAAACTCTGAACCTTCATCTGATGATGGAAAGATGCAGCTAACTGTACTAGAACTAACAATGGCACTGGGTAACCTGAAGAACATTTTCACTCCACTCTTGTTCCGAGGACTCTTGTCCTTTCTTACCTGGTGGATTGCTGCTTGTCTCTTTTCTACAAGTCTTTTTGGGCTGTTCTATCATCAGTACCTGACAATGGCATGA